The segment GCTCACCTGCATCCCTTTCACGGACAAATTCTGCGAGAAGTACGACCTCAACGCTCACCTTCACTGAAGACGCAGGCGGCCTGCGCTCAACAGGAATGGCGTCAGGTCAAAAGGATGAGGACTGACGGGGGCTATCAGCCAGTCTGTGTCTCCACTCTGCGCCAGTGGGGattgtcacccccccccccacctctgtgAACTATGACtatgcttgtgtttttgttttgttttttactctcGTCAGTATGAATACCTATGCCGCTCATCATAAGGGTTTCCTTTAATCACCTCCCTGTCCCTCAAGGTATGGCACCCATGAACCTCTTGAAAGCTCCCAGCTGCCCTTTACATGTGAGGTAGGAATTAGACAAACCAGCGCTGGTACAGAGAGAAGgaatattactattattattttttacatcgAAACTCCGAACATcggttgttgttattattattattcaggcAACTCATACAGAAGCAGGGACGAAAATCAAATATTACCTTTGGTGCCTTGTTGATAAATGTACCAACTACTGCCATATTTTTGTTACATTATGCTGAGCACTcgaatgttttcttttattttattgcttctCAAGAAGTAATGATTGTCTTGAACACGGTAGTGTTTTAGCTACCTGTCTACTCACATGTAActgaaaacaacagtaaaaaaaaatctccaaattCAAACAGTGTGTGACTTTTATTCCTCAATTACCAGACAATGCCGTTTGAAGATGAAATTCGACTGTCTGCGTGCAAGTCCTTAAATCCACCCCTGTCACAAATCTGATGCTGAATTcaacagattttaatttataCGGTTTACAAAAATCTAACAGTACTCCAGATCACAACCCaagatttaatgtttttccatgAATTGCCTCGATTACGTTAAAGAccatgaaatgttttgacagATAGTAATTAAATGGAATAACAGTTTTATGCCTACAAAGCTGTTATTCTACTGGCAGTACAAGGAATATAATATGATGGCTGATAAGACAGTTCTAATCCGCAAAGCCACTTCTTCATTTCTTTGCATGGAGGAGTGAATCCGCTCTTGGTTTCTCCTTCTGGCCTCACGCAGTCCTTGCAAAGGATACAGTGAGACAGAAGGATGCTGATCCCAGTCATTTGGTTTCTACTGGCCCCGTGTTtctatctgtccatctgtcagctgagctttgtttatctttttctgCTCTGAGTCCATGTCAGTGGTGAGTAAGTGGAGTGAGGGTGAGGAAAAGGATGGGGGAACTAGCAGCCACTGTTCCTCCTGGCGTAGGCCTGCCCTGCGAGCGTGTACTCCATCTCGTGGAAGTGCATGTTGGACACGGAGATGGCTGACGGCCCTTTCTCCTTGAAGCCGGCCTTGAGGTAGAACGGCACCAGGAAGTCCTCACAGATCAGCAGAGCTCGGCGGAGGCCCGGCATGCAGCGCAGGTACTGCAAGTAACGCCACAGGAGGATGGAGCCCTTGCCTTGCTGGCGACAGTGACGGTGCACTGACAGCACGTGGATGTGCACTGTAGGAGTGTCTGGGACATGCTGAGTCATGGCCTCCTGAAGCAGACAGGTCAAACAGAGGGATCAATTAAATAAATCGCAATTACCAATCACTAGTTTGCatgaaatatgtttgtttgttttttttttaagcacatcACTGATTTTGTATACCTGAGAAAGCCTCTCCTTGTCCCAGCCAGAGCCGATGATGAAGGCCACCAGCTGTCCCTCCTCAAACCAACCCAGCGAAAGCTCAGGACACTCACTGAGGAAATTCAGGACCTCGTCCAGGGTAAGTGGACACTctccagacacagacacaaacgcTGGGGGGAAAGAAAGCAGCTAGTACATTCACTGTGTTCTCCTACATCTAATATCTGCTGATACTTCAAAAACAGAATCTAAGATTGGGTACATTTATACTTTCTGCGATGACAAAATGGGAAACacaatcatttctttctttttgtaaaatTCATGTGGAAGTGAGTTCACCTTCTCTCTCAATTTCGAACACACTGATGGCATCCTGTGGCGTGAGGTTCCTGAACTCGCTGGCGGGCAGCGTGTGTCGTCGTCGTCGCAGAGGACTGACCACTCTGACGGGCGTCTTCAGAAAGAAAGGCTTTAGGAACGGTGAGCCGCTGATCTGCTGTGTCATGATGTCTCACTGCCCAGAGATCCTTtcgtttgtctgtttttccttctttttttatttttatatacacAATTTCACTTCTGTGATTTCAGTTATTCAGTTAAATCAAGTCAGAGAAACTTCCCCTGTTCTCTTCTGCTCTCACAATCTGTCTGACTACAGCAGGCAGGATGATGACCTCCGTGTCTCTCTTGCTCACTCActctcctcctcgtcttcttgCTCTCTGAGCTCATACTATGAAGTGGTGCCTTCAAAGTAGGAAAGCTGTCTGTGCACGTGTTTCTAAAGTCCCTAAATCCCCTGCTCTCCAAAGACAGGTATTGTCTCGGAGGGTATTTcctcttttaattaaaataattgttgttgtttttttggttttttttttaaagaccaaTATGAGAATGTAAttgttcacattttaaatagtCACAAATTCTGTCTTATCAGGATGCTTATAGTGATTAATGTGCATGTTTCCCACACCAAGAAAAGCAATGAGGGAAATGGTATCACTCATAAACATCAAGATAGGAAAAGGTTTTGCCTTGATCAGATGATATGTGAGTTCCAGCCCTGAATGTCAACACATTTGTGCTGTACattcagatgtgtgtttttagaGGTATGATGACACGCATGTGAGCTAATTTAACTGCAGCGGCTGAAGGGCGGAGGGGATTTGTGTGGATTGTTGTTGGGATGATTTCATGCCTCCAAGAGGTTTAGCACAGACTAATTAAATGAGAGAGCACTTGCTTTGGCTGCTTCAGGTAAACCTGTAAACCTATACAGACTGCCGACACACAATCTGAGAATTTCAAGGGGCCATTTGAGTTCAAgtaaaatttgaaattttttgCTGAGAGATGATCTCAGGACCGGTGTGGGAAACATGGCACTGTCTaatattacaaataaattaattaggTTtgcaagagcagaaaaaaacaaacaaacaaacaaaaaaaaaaacagtttcatcaTTAGTTCCTAGAGTGTATTTAACATTTacagcagcttttctttctgattcatctgcagaaaatgaaaagaaacaaaaagtagAGAATGCTTATCCAACCTGTTTTCAGCAGGTTCCTCTGCAGGAACAAACAGGCTTCACACCACAATCATCTGGCTCAAGGCTCAGCCCATAATGATTTTACTGTAGCTTCAGGAGAAAGACTTGAAATAGGTGTTTGAAGGAGTGTTGTTTGGGCCCACTGCTTTCTTTTGGTCTTCCCCAACAGTAAAGACTAGGAGATCTGCTTTAATTCAACATCTGGACAGCTGGTCAATGGCAGCCAATGCTCTGCTGGTGAGCTCATTAAATGTCAGAGGCAAGCATGAACCAGAAATCAGACATCAGAAAGCTTTATTGTCACTGGAAAACACGTGACGAAATTAGGAGCACTACTCCATCTGGTATAAAAAATTCATTCAGCATTAAAACTGATGATAAAAAAGGACAGTATAAAGTGcagtgcagtaaaaaaaaaactgaataaacagCAGGTAAGATGAACGCACAATTAATCAATTTGCACTGTGGTGTCGACCGTAAACATGACAATGATGTTGGCTTTGTGGGTTGGATTGCAGTCATGGGTGTAGAGACATTACAGGAGGGGGCTGAGCACACAGCCCTGTGGGGAGCCAGCGCTTAGTGTGCTCTGTCCTGCACAGTAAGTCTGACATATTGAGGCCGGGCTGCTTAAAAAAGTCTCTTATCCAGGCACACGTGAGAGGGGGGGAGGCCCGGGGCGGTCAGCTTGGTGATCACAATGTCCGGGAGGATTGTAATGAATGCCACAAACAGCGTCCTGACATAGCGCTGCCGTTTTTCCTGGTGGCTCAGCACAGAGTGGAGAGctgtggtggtggcggcggctTCTGTAGATAAGCAAACTGGTGCGGGTCAAAGGTGAGAGGCGGCAGCCTTCGATGTGCTGACGAGCCAGCCTCTTGAAGCCCGTCATGATTATTGCCGTGAGGGCTGTAATCATTTAGGGTGTAGGACTGTGGGTGACTTCTTTGGGATGAGTGTGGCTGTTTCTAGGCAGAGCTGGATGGCTGCTTGGCCCAGAGGGGGATTGAAAATCCTGTTGAAGACGGACAAGAGCTGGTTGGAACATGCTCTGAGTAGCTTGCCAGGTATTCCATCTGGGCAAGCAGCCTTCCTGGAGTTTACTGCCAGGAGTTCCCTCCTCACGCCATGCTCCTCTATAGTGAGGGGGGGCCCCCACCAGGGTGTTGGACCCTGGTGGGGGCAGGATTGGAGTGGTTTAGCGTTGGTGTGGTCGTTTCGGGTCAGCGTGCGCTGCATTGTATAGAGCTCTGTTACCAGACCTGAAGGATTTTATGGACCTGGCTGGTCATCCAGGGAAAACACCGAATGTTTTATCCACGGTCACATTTCCGATGCAGAACTTGATATAATCCAATGTATTTGTGAATGCAGTCTGTGTGGCctgagaggaggtggggggtgggggggtaattCCTCTTACAGCAGCTTGTTGAAGCCAACAGAGTGATGCTATTGACCTTAGAGAGTTACAGATTCATGTTTCAGCACATCAACTCAAAAAGAGTTTGGGAAAGGAGATTGTAAATGAAGCGAGATTAAACTTTCACTTCATGGAAGCACATATAATAAAACCTCACTGTCTTTCTTTAGCTGAAAGCATTATAGAGCCTAGTCTTAATTATGTTGTGTGTACTCATattctttcacacacattttctcagagtattatatttttattggcaAGCTTGACGCTGCAGTGTAACCGAATCCTCATTAAAGTGTGGTGTACACCTGTTGGTCCGGCTGAGCGGAGAGCAGCGGTTAACCATTTACTGCACAGGAATGCCATTAtgttggaaacatgaaacacCATGCACAGATTTAAAGGGACAGCTAACTGGGAAAATACATCAGGCCACTGTTGTAGCGTAGCCTGCTTCACCTGCAGCAAATGATAGACAACGAGCAGATCATGCAAAAAAATCCAAGCAATTATGGCTTAGAACAACCGCAAAAGGCGTAAtcttttaatataatttaataaaaagttataaattaataaagaaaatgaatataCTCAAAAAATACATGCAAGTCTGTATTTTGATTTGCCGAATTAGTTTTATGGATGGAAGTAAGTTTTCTATGTTTCTGACataatttatgtaaaataataaagtatGTACAAGATTTTCTGAAACCAACAGAAAACCCCtcagaaaacataaattaaaaactcCAGTGATTTGTGATTTTACTAATGACACTCtatcaagttgtttttttttaacagttggAAGAAATTAGCTGTCGTTAAAAGTGCATTTGGATGAATGTGAGTTAGTATTCGTGACTCGGTCAGTTCTGGTTAATATGATGACAACGCAGGCTGTTCTGTCTTATCTGCCAACCTCCTGCTACCAGAGGATGTTTATTCACCAGcaaatttaataatttaataaatttatCTTCAGCATTAACAAGGAGAATATTTAGCTCCCAAAAGGACTCAAAAGTCAGAGAGCCAGCGGGCCTTTCAGGTGGAGGACGGTGGATAAAAATAGAGTTAAACCAAATTTCACTGCACAGTTTTACTGCCTACTTGTCCAGCAGAGTGTAGTGTTTCCACTGGGAATTCAGAATGATCAAGTTTAAGTGAGCAGTAAAAGTTTCGTCTGAGAGTGCGCTTATTTTGGATTATTGCtgtagttttatattttaaacgTATGTAGTTCTAAATGCAACTCCAACAACTAAACACAACTAttagtaacttttttttttttttaaatggaaatgaaaaataaatatgccaAGCAATTATTTCCAACAGTGTTTTCCCTGTGCAGTAGCCCACCCATCACTAACACCCCCCCAGCTCTGACTGATCTGACCGTTCAGATCACACTCTGTTCAGCTTGAGTTTAACAACCATTCAGCTGGTTAATGGTTACTCCTCATCATGTTTACAGAATTGTATGAGAGTCCCAGGTTCATAGAGAAGGAGTGGTAGTCGAAGTACTGAGTCTTTGTTCTTTATTGTTATACACATGCTGCTATACACACGAGGAAGGACAGGTATTGATTTTACAGAGAGCCACAAACCACCTACTGTGGAGTTATCCTGGATACCAGGTCAATAGTGgtcagaacaagaacaggaaggCACAGTGTCAAGTTCAAATGGCACAGAAGAGTAAAGAGGGGAGGCGGGGCAAAATAACCACAATACTTAAAAGCTATGAGAGATTTAAGCGTCTACAAATTCACATGCAAATGTTAGCCCAATTATTGAAATGCATTGTTTGCATCAACTGCATTGGATGTTTTCCTTTTAGTCAAACGTACATTAAGAGAATCCACTTGAACCTAAACACTAAGATTAAATGCATAATTGCGAAATGGTCATGACACAATAAATGAACAGCTTAACTTCATATTGCTCGATAATGATACAGTCTTTTCCAGTGGCATTGTGTTTgcgatagaaaaaaaaaatggctctaTACATCAGCATCAAAAATCCTGTCTCTGGGCTGAaaactgttgtgtgttgtagCATTTTGAAGAACACTAATGTCCAATGCAACAAGCAGGCAGCCATATCAATTCAAGGCACATAGATCTATATGCATGGCGCTACACATACAGGACCAAGGTACGCAAAAGGTgctgcagccacacaaacacccaacctttttttttttttttttgtagctacATCACATAAGCAGACACCAGTATTGCCATAAAAAAAGACCTTACAGAGATCAAGCACACTTACTGTGCCACACTGAGTCAGTCAACATACACGTAGCTAGAGCTTCTATATGCTTGTTGCAGGCTTTAACTGTCTTTGAGTTCagctgttaaaatgtaaatctttaGCTCTTACTGATTACCAAAGTCTTAAATATGTGCATGTTATCTGAATGTAGTCTCGTTACTTCAATGTGAGTAGTTCATAGAATATGCAAGTATAGAATTTTGGAACTACACAGGATTTGAGTACAGTtataatacatatattatttgaaatgatacaaaaaaacaaacaaacaaaaaaaacaaggttaAATGTAGATGTTTAAGACTGCAGACAACTTAAAGCAATGTCGCCATCAACTCTTGTTCTAAGGAATGGATTATAAACcagtgcaaaaaaataaaaaaaatcacttcaaatagagacacaaatatataataatatgtTTTCAAATATCTGCTCGGGACCAAAAATGCTCCACCTGACTGGAAAAACAAGTTGTCACGTTTATTCATGTATGTCACTAATGAATACAATATCTAAACACAAACTGTAATTATATGTTCTTATGAATTTAGTGTTAAGGAATTTGTACATAGTTAATTTAATTAAGTGTGCTTAGAAGCACCACCATGACAGGTAGTGAAATATCGCTGAAGTCCACATTACTAGttcaaaccaaaacacacaactgaacaCCATCTGACagttaatgaaatgttttcaaagttgGGGAAACAATAACAAAAGGTACTGTGGGCATCTTTGCATGGATTAAAATTCTTTTATAATGTCAGAGACATTAATGGGATAAACAGAGTCCTCCCTGGTCCTGGTGAGCTTCCTGTCAGAGCCTCGGTTGACTCTGATCATTGAAGCAGAAGACTGGGCTGGACTGGGGGGTAGGTGGAGTCTTTTTAAAGCATAAATCTGTCCTGATGGATGATCTGAGTCAGGGGTTGAGATGCTCATCTTCCATGTGAAGGCAGTTTGTGGGACACAGGAGAGGCTGGCTGGAGCAGTTTGTGCTCTGACTTTTCAGGCTTTCTGTTGACTCTGATGAACCTGCAGAGCAAGACACAAAGTGAGATTTTAAGCAGAGACACATCAGAAAAATAGTTCTTGTTCTTTATATGCTAAGGCCTGCTCTTCATTAAAAACTGGTTGCAAAAAAGTAGCAAATTCAGAGATTAATAACTGCTACATCTTTCATGGAGAACCAGATTTAGTGGGAGCAGTAGAGCTCATACAAAgagaagcagcacaaacaggGAAGCTTACATACCACAGTTATTCCTCCATACCAATAGAGCAGGAATCAGGACCTAGAGCTGCCCAAAGTGAAGCAGAGTGAAGGGATAAGATGACAAGGAACAGGAGAGGAGTGTTAGGAAACCGAAAGAAGCACAAGAGCACTCAGGTTAGATGCAAAGCACAGGGAATTACAGAAGTAAAGTCTTGGATAAGAGAAGAGAGACATTGAACCTGAGTACTAGAACAGAGTTTTATCAATTGGAAAAGTGTCAAAAATGAGCAAGAAGAGATTATTTTAGGAGCCGTCACCAGATGGTACAGGGctataatgtaaaaatatgacatttccTGTTCTCTCCTTGTAGGGCCTTTGAGAGATATGATCAGTTCCTGACAGAGGATTTTTCACCTGGCAGAGACAGGTCACCCGGTGGGTCGCTCTCCGTTTTGGTCAAGCTGCTGTGCTCACTGCTGCAGTCCTGCAGGATGTCCCCTCCAGAATGCATTCTGTCTTCTGCACCAGAGAAGAGCAACTTTGTCAGAGCTGTCAAACGCATtattgattgtttgtttgtcaaatGAGAGAACTCACCATCATCTGGAGACAGAGACTCTGCCACATCCTCAGTTGCTGTGGCCTGGAAgagaagggtaaaaaaaaataaaattaaatattgtgtcttttttaagtttttctctgcaggaaaAAGTTTAGATGTTGGGCAGTGAAGTGTGGCTCACATCGGTGGGAGCAGGGCTGCtggacagcagtgtgtgtggcTGAGCATCAGACATCTCAGACAgcttctcctcatcctcctcctggatTGGGGAGGATGGAGACCTAAGGGTGCTGGGAGTGCAGCACAAGGTAAATCATTaaggaacaacaacagaaaactcTCAGATCAAATCTAATT is part of the Echeneis naucrates chromosome 8, fEcheNa1.1, whole genome shotgun sequence genome and harbors:
- the aanat2 gene encoding arylalkylamine N-acetyltransferase 2, which produces MTQQISGSPFLKPFFLKTPVRVVSPLRRRRHTLPASEFRNLTPQDAISVFEIEREAFVSVSGECPLTLDEVLNFLSECPELSLGWFEEGQLVAFIIGSGWDKERLSQEAMTQHVPDTPTVHIHVLSVHRHCRQQGKGSILLWRYLQYLRCMPGLRRALLICEDFLVPFYLKAGFKEKGPSAISVSNMHFHEMEYTLAGQAYARRNSGC